One genomic window of Daphnia pulex isolate KAP4 chromosome 10, ASM2113471v1 includes the following:
- the LOC124204667 gene encoding uncharacterized protein LOC124204667 yields MPRVKRVESLFEISIDFITENMDTFCKEISTLGEVDAVSLEGSTNVFNLLPSCFIEEIIKVLGEKGYLKKQFLEYLITPRLRTLDFSTMCVRNEISDLLRFAANRCPELKTLMLFHPTYFLDNEDYLNFIPNFTELQVLNISYSRAGDICLGILGSHCKKLRELYAEHSSVTDSGLQELFIFGQCKSISTLDLDWTKVTMTGIQMALDNLPSLRVLHHQSTVECLVKIHQASSHQELDIIPKYKLSMLAIRSPFKSGSLRIAVSFCPLLTNVDIRMPKELTDVDLLSLLVLETLCDLKICGHRDGNITFPGGVRPLLNSLGNSLKSLELSLFRDVNIPVVTGSCPNLISLNLLNNLNYINPWQDGQNFFKSDEILMNLEALNLKGRIPSLHLFLLLFSPSLVCVRLNDCDTLTDEILMMISIFHRFHNLEHFEISNCNLVTEKGIDVFMQDSNALQKVEFKWCDKVTRKNICDWKKKANEKNWQLSISAQLSF; encoded by the exons ATGCCGCGAGTAAAAAGAGTGGAgtctctttttgaaatttccatAGATTTTATTACCGAAAACATGGATACATTTTGTAAGGAAATTTCGACTCTGGGTGAGGTTGACGCTGTCAGTCTCGAAGGAAGCACAAATGTTTTTAATCTGTTAC CTTCCTGTTTTATCGAAGAAATCATCAAGGTTCTTGGAGAAAAGGGGTATTTGAAGAAACAATTCCTTGAATACCTGATAACCCCCAGACTTCGTACTTTAGACTTTAGTACCATGTGTgttagaaatgaaatttctgaCCTTCTCCGCTTTGCTGCCAACAGATGCCCA GAACTGAAAACTTTGATGCTCTTTCATCCCACATATTTCCTTGATAATGAAGACTACCTGAATTTCATCCCAAATTTTACTGAATTGCAAGTACTGAACATTTCTTACTCAAGAGCTGGAGATATTTGCTTGGGCATTCTTGGTAGCCATTGTAAGAAATTGAG ggAGCTGTATGCTGAGCATAGTTCAGTGACAGATAGTGGTCTTCAAGAGCTGTTTATTTTTGGGCAATGCAAGTCAATTAGTACATTGGATCTTGATTGGACGAAAGTGACCATGACAGGAATTCAAATGGCATTAGATAATTTACCTTCCTTGAGGGTGCTTCATCACCAATCTACTGTTGAATGTCTAGTCAAAATCCATCAAGCATCGTCTCATCAAGAGCTAGATATTATCCCCAAGTACAAATTGTCAATGCTCGCCATCCGTTCTCCCTTTAAAAGTGGTAGTCTACGTATAGCGGTATCCTTTTGCCCTTTGCTTACTAATGTCGACATCAGAATGCCTAAAGAATTGACTGACGTTGACCTATTAAGCTTATTGGTTCTTGAAACCCTTTGCGACCTAAAAATTTGTGGGCATCGCGATGGAAATATTACATTTCCTGGCGGTGTGAGACCTCTTTTGAATTCATTAGGGAATTCGCTTAAATCTCTAGAACTTTCCCTGTTCCGTGACGTTAATATTCCAGTAGTGACGGGATCTTGCCCTAATCTTATCTCCCTTAATcttttaaacaatttgaattatatTAATCCCTGGCAAGATGGgcagaattttttcaaaagcgaTGAAATCTTAATGAATCTCGAGGCATTGAATTTAAAAGGCCGCATTCCCTCCCTGCATCTttttttgctccttttttctccctcgcTTGTGTGCGTCCGCTTAAACGATTGCGACACCCTCACTGACGAAATACTAATGATGATCTCCATTTTCCATCGATTCCATAATCTTGAGcactttgaaatttcaaattgtaacCTTGTGACCGAGAAAGGTATCGACGTATTCATGCAAGACAGCAATGCGCTTCAGAAGGTTGAGTTTAAATGGTGTGATAAGGTGACGCGGAAGAATATTTGtgactggaagaagaaagccaatgaaaaaaattggcaattgTCTATTTCGGCTcaattaagtttttaa